TTTCTAGAGCGGATTAATAACCAGCCCTGTAATAAATTTCGGGTAAAAGTAGGTACTTTTCTGCGGCATCTTTTCCCCTTGGGCGGCGACCTCGGTAACTTCTTCAACCAGGGTCGGGTTCAGGAAAAAGGCCAACTGGTATTCACCCCGGTCAACCGCCGCCAGCGCTCCTTCTTCTTCCTGGGTGTAGGTAATATGTTCAGCTCTGGCCCGCAGTTTACCGCAGATGCCTAAATATTTTTCTATTATCAGCGTGTGCAGCACTGCGACGTCCAGCCTTTGCCAGACGGGGGGCTTGTCCTGCGGCATTATACCCGCCAGGTCCCTCTCATTAATCAAGGAAAGTAAATAAAGCTTGTTGTCCCCGGTATAGAGACCAAAGACGTTTTTCTTAATATCGCCTGGGTGCGGCTTCCCACGCTCGCCCATGACACCTAAAAAATCCTGGAGGTCGCTCCTGTCCGCCGCCAGGGGATACTCTTCAACCGAGAAGTTCTCTTTTAACTGTTCAATCAACTTGCTTCTGTCAAAGCCGGTAACGTTTTTGACCAGCCGGTGCGTTGGCAAAATGACCAGACCCGGGTCGTACAGGTTGACCAGGGTCATCATGACGTAATTGTAGGCCGGGTCGGCGCTGGACGAACAGTAGGAAACACCTTGCTGGGCGGTGGAGCAGGAACTGGCCGCGCTTACCAATCTGTCTGCAGGGCTTTGGCCTGAAAGCTCACGCTCCCTTTTATAATTCAAGGCAGTTTCGTAACGGTGGTGGCCGTCGGCAATAAAAATACGCCTGCCGGCCATAGCTTCCTGGACCTTGCCGATGGCGCCGGCATCCTGGACAACCCACATCCGGTGCGTCTCACCGTTGCTGCCGGTGAAATGAATATCCGGCTCGCGGTCTCCTGCGGCCTGCTTTAAGATACGGTCCACCATTTTTTCCTGGTCGGCGTACAAGCTGAAAACAGGGCTGAAATTGGCCATACAGGCCCTCATCAGCTCCAGCCGGTCGGCCTTATGTTTGGTCATGGTCTCTTCATGCGGCAGTACTATGCCTTTTTCGTACGGTTCCAGTCTCACTCCGCAGATACAGCAGCTGCGTACGACCCTTTCGCCGGCCAGACTGAACTCCTGCTCGTAATAGTAAAGGGCCGGGGCCGTTTCGGAGACCAGCACCTCCTCTTTCAGCCAGGCGCTGAGATCGGCGGAGGCCCGGGTGTAGCGGTTGTTGGTTTCGTCGTCCCCCGGCAAGATCCTGCCGTATTCCAGACGGATGATGTTATAAGGGTGGCGCTGGTAGAATCCCTCCTGGGCAGCGCCGTCGATGACATCGTAGGGCGGTGTGACCACCTCATCCAGTTTGGCCGCTTTGGCCGGATTGTAGCGTAAACCCTGAATCGGAATAATTATTGCCATTCAATAGTTCCTCCATGATTCCAGTAAATAAAACTATCGACCACTTGAGTGATAATGGTTGGTTGAGAACCGCTGCTACGGGTTTTCCTTCCTGGTATACCTGTCACTGTCACGGTAGCGGTACTTGGCCATAACCCTTTTGAAAGCGTCTTCCAGGTTTATATTGAGGGAATTGGCGTAACAAAGCAGGATGAACAAAATATCTGCAATTTCCAGCGCCAGGTCACCGATCGGCTCGTCCTGTTTTTTAGGCTTTTCCCCGTACTGGTGGTTAATCTCCCGCGCCAGTTCTCCCACTTCTTCCGTCAAGCACGCCATCATCGAGAGGGGGCTCCAGTAACCCTCTTCGAATTGGCTGATCCAATTATCTACTTCTGCCTGCATATCTTTGATTTCCAAATATATTTCCTCCATAAAGTCCACTTGGAACTGGTATGAGTAAATTTTACCCTGTTTCTCTCTCTCGCGCAAGTTTAGGATGTTTTTAACTAATTATTAGCCCGGGGCCTTCTTGAACTGTCATATTTACCTCACAATATCAGTAAAATAGGATAAGTTTTAATTTTTCTCAAGAAACGGGGGATGACCGTGCAGCGTCCGCGTTGGTTGGTTCTGAAAAGGAGAGCGGTTGTTCCTTCACTGGCGCTGGCTCTGGTATTATTTTTGGTGATTTGGGGCGTCGGGCAGCTGATTTCCCGCGGAGCCGGCAAAGTTCCACCCCGGGAAATGCTCAAGACCGGGTTGGAAAAGACGAAAGCCAGCGTGAGTTTCCGCTACCAGGCTGAAACCAGGCTGACCTCGGAAGGTAAGAGCGATATGGAGTTCTTTAGCAAGGTGGAAGGAGAAATGGTTGCCCCGGCCAATATCCACATGCAGGGTACCATGATGAATACACCCATTGAGTTTATTCAGGTGGGCGACAGCTCCTATTTTAAGGACCAGCCAAGCGGCAGGTGGGTGACTCTCACCGGCAACAGGCTGGCGGATTCCGAGCTTTTTTATGCCGAACTGAACCCCCTGGCCTATTTTAATTTCAAGGACGTCCCCGAACTAAAATATGCGGGGACAGAGAAAGTCAACGGAGAGACGCTGCTCTTGCTGGAAATGCGCCCCAACCTGATGGATCCCTTTTTAGAACTGCGGCTTACTGATTATTATTATAAGGTGTGGTTGAGCCCGGAGGACTACCGCCTGCGCCAGGCTGTGCTGCAGGCCAAAGATAAGCACAATCCCAAGGGCGGTATCGAAATCAACCTCCGTTTCTGGGACTATGATAAAGTCCCTCCCATTAACCCGCCCGTTTAAGGTATTACATTCCTGCCGCTGAGTCGCGAACCGCCCCCTGGGGCGGCTTTTTATTCGTACGGAGCAATTCCCAAAAAAAATGTGGGTACGAATTCATTCGCACACGGCCCCATGGAAATGCAGTATATTATGGTTTAGTAGAATACTTTAAACCAATCCGCAGTTTTATGCGCTTGAAATCGCGCCAGTCGCAATTGACATGAGTTCATCAAAACTGTTATATATTAATATGTTAAATGTGAAGTGTATTTCATTAACGGGGGGCTTTAGTGGATGCATCCGGACTGTGAAAGGATCCTCTTGACAGAAGAAGAAATACGTTTAAAAGTAAAGGAACTGGCCGCGCAGATATCCCGCGACTACGCAGATAAGGAACTGTTGGTGGTCGGTATCCTGAAGGGGTCGGTTATCTTCCTGGCCGACCTGGTGCGAAATATCTCCGTGCCCACCTGTTTTGACTTTATGGCTGTCTCCAGCTACGGGGCTTCCTCCAAGTCCTCCGGAGTGGTGCGGATTTTGAAGGACCTGGACCAGGGTATCGAAGGACGGCATGTCCTCATCGTGGAAGATATTGTTGATACCGGCCTGACCCTCAGCTATCTGGTGGAAAACCTCAAAACCCGCGGACCGGCCAGTCTAAAGATCTGCACCCTGCTGGACAAACCATCCAGGCGTGTTGTTGATGTAGATGTTCACTATAACGGTTTCAAAATAGAGGACCATTTTGTAGTGGGTTACGGGCTTGACTTTAACGGGCTGTACCGGAATCAACCCTGCATCATGGTTTTAAAACCGGACGTATACAAAGGGGGAAAAAAACATGACTCTGCCCGAGCAGGAATTGGTAATCGTCCTTGATTTCGGCGGCCAGTACAGCCATTTAATTGCCAGGCGCATCCGGGAGCTGAAGGTCTTCTGCGAGATGCTGCCCTTTTCCACCCCGGTGGCGGAAATCGCCGCCAAAAAGCCGAAAGGCATCGTTTTTTCCGGTGGCCCCTCCAGTGTTTACCAGGACAAGGCGCCGGCCTGCGACCCTGCCATATATGAAACAGGTATCCCTATCCTGGGTATCTGCTACGGGATGCAGTTGATGGCCCAGCAGCTTGGCGGCGGGGTATCCCGGGCCGTCCAGCGGGAATACGGCAAGACCGGGCTTAATGTCCTGGAGCGGGACAAGCTGTTGGGTTGTATGGAACCTGTGGAGCAGTGCTGGATGAGCCACGGTGACCGCGTAGAAAAAGCTCCACCCGGTTTCTCTATTACCGCGAGTACGGATCACTCCCCTGTTGCAGCCATGGTCTGCCCGGACCGCAGGCTCTATGCCGTGCAGTTTCATCCGGAAGTGGTGCATACCCCCAAAGGCCAGGATGTGTTGAAGGCCTTTCTTTACGATATCTGCGGCTGTCACGGCCTCTGGACCATGGGTTCCTTTCTGGAGCGGGCAGTGGCGGAGGTTAAGCGGCGGGTAGGCGACAAAAAGGTGCTATGCGGCTTAAGCGGCGGGGTCGACTCTTCGGTTGCCGCCGTGCTGGTGCAGCGGGCGGTGGGCGACCAGCTCACCTGCGTTTTTGTCAACCAGGGTCTCCTGCGTAAAGGGGAGGCGGAACAAGTCCAGAAGACTTTTCGGGAAAAATTTAAGATAAATCTGGTTTATGTCGACGCCAGGGAGAGGTTTTTGTCCAAGTTGGCCGGGGTTACCGATCCTGAACGGAAGAGAAAGATTATCGGTGAGGAGTTCATCCGCGTTTTTGAGGACGAGGCCGCCAGGCTCGGCGATATTGATTTCCTGGTCCAGGGCACCCTTTACCCGGACGTGGTGGAGAGCGGCACGGCCACAGCGGCGGTGATCAAAAGCCACCATAACGTGGGCTGCCTCCCGGAGGACATGAAGTTTGAACTGGTGGAACCGTTGCGCTGGCTGTTCAAGGACGAGGTCAGGGCGCTTGGCGAGGAGATGGATCTGCCGGAAGAGGTGGTCTGGCGGCAGCCTTTCCCCGGTCCCGGCATGGCTGTACGGGTATTGGGCGAGGTCACCGCTGAGAAGGTGGCGGTGGTACAGGAAGCCGACGCCATCGTGGAGGAGGAAATCCGCAAAGCCGGCCTCTACCGCCGGATCTGGCAGTCCTTTGCCATCCTGCCGGATATGAAGAGCGTCGGCGTGATGGGGGACGAGCGTACCTATTCCTATACGGTCGCCATCCGGGCCGTTATGAGCAACGACGCCATGACCGCCGACTGGGTGCGCCTGCCCTACGAGGTGCTGGAAGCGATCTCCTCACGCATTGTTAGCGAGATCAAGGAAGTCAACCGGGTGGTCTACGACATCACTTCGAAGCCCCCGGCGACAATTGAGTGGGAGTAAAGGAAAAAATCCCCGGAAGCCTGAAATCATGCGGGCTTCCGGGGTTATTTTTTTATTCGTGGTTCTACTTTGGTTCTATTTTCCCGGAGGCGTGAGTTTTTTTTGCAGCTCATCGTTTCATAACTCATTTTACCATTTGCGAACATGGGTGGCCTCGATTTTGTTGATCGGATGGTTCTTCAAATAAAGAATAATGCGCATAAAATATACGCACATTTTTATTGATATACGCATAAAATGGGCGTATAATGAATAATGTAAGGAGGGGAAGCATCCAACAAAGCCCGGCAAAGTCACTGTCCAAACCATTCAGGCGATATGCCCACCGGGACATTACGCAGCATAAAAAAGCAGGCAGGGCTAAAATAACCAAGCCCCACCTGCCGCGAGAAAGGAGTTTATGCATATGCGCAAGTTGTCATATTTGGCTGTTTTTGAGCCCAGCAAGGACGGATACGGCGTATACTTTCCGGAGCTCCCTGGCTGCGTCAGCTTTGGAGCGACCTTTGAAGAGGCGCAGCGGGAGGCGGCCGACGCGCTCGGGCTGCACATTTATGGGATGGAAAAAGACGGAGAGCCGATTCCGGAGCCTTCAAAAGTGCCGGAGATAGACCCCGATACCGCGCCCGGTTATTTGGTTTCTCCGGTTGTTATTTTCCCTGACATGGTGAAAAATGAACTGGACAATAAACGGGTAAAGACCAATATCACCCTGCCGGCATGGCTCAAGGAGGCTGCCGAGCAAAAGGGCGTAAATTATTCGAGGGTGCTCGAGACCGCGCTGCTTGATTATCTTAACATGCCGCCGAGCCCAAAACCACCGGGGCAGAGCAGATAGAGGCCGCATAATTCAGCGTTTGGATTGTGAATAGTCAGGGGCAATACCTTAATGTCTCAACGGCACCCTAATAAACCATATTCAAAATATTGGGAATGTACGGGCGGTTCTGTGTTTGCTGCGGGATCTAGATGGAAGAATGCCCGCTCGGTTGGCTATGTCATTTTAGGAAATGGAATGTGCAGCAACCGCATGATTTCCTTCTGTGTTTCGTATACCCGCTCAGCAATGAAATCCATAAATGGTCGGTCATCTTTATGGGCTCGCTCCAGCAGGCTGTTATACTCCTGACGCAAAACCGGCGGGATCACAGCCAGCATGTAGCCGTCCTGAATGAGAGCCGTGTTCATCAGCAGTCTGGAAATTCGACCATTGCCGTCGATAAAAGGATGAATAAATACAAATCGCTTGTGTAACTGAGCTGCGAACTTGACTGGGTGATATTTGTCCCGCTTCTCTGCGACCCATTGAAATAGTTTTGCCATCTCCTGCCCGATCAGCTTCACGTCGCACACTTTATACTGGGAACCGGCTATGAAGACAGGGCGGTCACGATAGCGGCCGGCTTCTTTAGCATCTATTCCTGTATAAAACATACGGTGCATTGTTAGAGCATCAGCCTCGGTGATACGGCGGCTGCCCAGCAGCGTGAACATAAAGTCATACGCCTGCGCATGCCCCAGTGCCTCAAATGTGTCTTTAAGCGGCTTACCGCCAACAGTCAGCCCATCCTCCAGCAGCACCTTTGTCTCGCTAATAGTGAGGGTATTTCCTTCCAGAGCATTGCTCGACCAGGTGAGACCAATACGGTAATAGCCCTTTATTTCATTAAGCAGGTGGCCCTCAAAAGGACGATGCTCATCAATCGACGCCTTGTAGCGGTCGATTTTATCATATAAAGTCATTGAACGATCCCCCTTTCAGTACGTGACCTTTTCGCCGGAAGGCATAATAAAGGCTCCCTCATATCGGCAACCAGCGGCCTCCGCAATTTGCTTCAATTCGTCGACCGTAAAACTCTCCCGTTTCATTTTTTGGCTGAAAGCTTGCGGGCTTTTCCCTGATATTCGTCCGAGTTCGGAAACGCTTATCCCGAGCTTGACACACAGTATTTTAAGCTGTTCGGATACTGACATATCACCACTCCTTCCAATATTTTCATTATAAACGAAATAATTTAATAAATCAACATTAGTATTTCTCTTTTATTGAAAAACGTTAAAAAAAGAATTGACTTTCCGGAGCTCCCTGGCTGCGTCAGCTTTGGAGCGACCTTTGAAGAGGCACAGCGTGAGGCGGCGGACGCGCTCGGGCTGCACATTTATGGGATGGAAAAAGACGGAGAGCCGATTCCGGAGCCTTCAAAAGTGCCGGAGATAGACCCCGATACAGCGCCCGGTTATTTGGTTTCTCCCGTTGTTATTTTCCCTGACATGGTGAAAAATGAACTGGACAATAAACGGGTAAAGACCAATATCACCCTGCCGGCATGGCTCAAGGAGGCTGCCGAGCAAAAGGGCGTAAATTATTCGAGGGTGCTCGAGACCGCGCTGCTTGATTATCTTAACATGCCGCCGAGCCCAAACCACCGGGGCAGAGCAGATAGAGGCCGCATAATTCAGCGTTTGGATTGTGAATAGTCAAGGGCAATACCTTATGTAGTGCTATACTGAACCGAGGGGGTAACCGGTACGGGGCACAAGGAAATCAGACATCCATTCACAATTATGTGAATGGATGTCTGATTTCTTTTCCTGCATTGCTATAATCTCTAATGTCCAAAACCTTCTATTTTCCATCCCGTCTGAGGAGATTCATAAACCATGCTACAATCCCAAAACTGCTCTCCGCTGCTGATGATCCTATCCTCATTGTATTGAATGTCCATCGTTACCCTGAAGATTTTAGTGCTGTTATCCGGCTCGTCAATCAGTTCGGCTTTCAATAGTTTTACGGATTTCAGATTATCAAAGTTTGATGGAGCTCCGACCCCGGAATCCGTCAAAGGCAATCCGACCCCTTCGTTAAATAATTCCTCGTTTGGCATGTTTGAGGTTAAATTTCCTAGCAGCGTTTTTTTCGAGAGACAATATCCAGCAGTCTTAGCGTCTTTTTTATCCAGCGCCACAAAATATTCTTCAATAACCTGTTCCGGCTCTAATTTGGAAAGACTTTCTTCGGTGCTATCCGCTTGAATCATTTCCGCAAGCCATTCGTTGAGCGTTCGGCCTGTCACTTTTTCAAAGCTGTTTCCTTTCAGACTACAAGCGTTAAAAGCGCTGTGCCTCCCGGCACTGATAAATGCACCGATTATTTTGTCGCTGTGTTTTACAACAATACCCCTGCAATTCTGTATCGGATAAAACTCCTGCGGCATACTCTCATGGACCTTATATATTTCAACGTCAATGGCGGCGGTATTGGAGTATCCGCTCATGTCCAAGCCGATATCCTTTGAAAGCGCATTGTTATATGCGAAATAATATGCGTTTGGATTAAAACCAGATAAGGCGTTAATGTTGTTGAGCTTGTTTTTCATTGCGCTGATCTGATAATCGAGCGTCCAACCATATTCCTTAAACAGCGCCACAGCGTCGGCGTCGTCTATGTGGGCGGTGATGTCTGTGTTCTCCAGAAATGAATCGATATATCGCGCAAAATCCGTCTCCGTTTCGAAAAGGCCGCCGTCTTTCAGGATATAGGCTTTTTTATACAGCGTATCATAGTAGAGTCCGCAGCTATATCCTCCTATCTCATTAGACAGTTTTATTGTATATTGATTTGTATGATTGTTATTCAGGTCATCCTCCTGTGCAGACGTCAGGCTGGTCCGGATCGTCGAATCGATGTATGCCACTATCCGGGAATTGGTCGTTTCAAACTCGTTTGCCGACTTGAAGCCTTTATTTTCGGAGAGAAACTCAATTTTTACTCTGTTATACTCCGTATGATATGCCGCTTCTGAAGGGCTTTCCGATATTGAGCTTAGCCCGCCGTCCTGATTTGGTAAGCCTTCAGGCGCTTCCGTTTGCCTGCTGACCAAAAGAGAAAGGCTGATGGCAGCAACAACCACAACTACTGCGGCGCTTACCCAAAACACGGGCTTTTTATAATGCAGCACATTATTCACCCTCGCCTTTACTTCCGTTTTACCAAAGGCACATGAAGCGGTATTCGGCGTCGAATATTCGCAAATTATCCATTTTAGTTCTCTGCTAAGTCGAATGCGTTAGACCTTGTTATTAGTCTAACGCATTCGACCTGCGCCTGCCAAGAGGGAAGTTTATTCGGGCAAAGTACAGATTGAAAAGAAGAACATTTAGGATCGTCCTCTTGCAGGCTTTTCCCGGATATTCGCCCGAGTTCGGACTGGTGACGTTGAAAGCTCTAATTCAGCAAGCATAATACAGCCGGAGGGCGGCGGTTTTATTCGTTGACCTCTGGTTTTTCGTCTATCACGTTGGGCAGAATAAGAGGCATATCCTCACTTTCGATGTATTCGTTTTCCCCGTCCCGCTGGGCTTTTTGTAGTTGATCGATGGCGGATTTCACTGCGTTGAAAAGCGAAAAATACATGTTCTTGTAGTCGGGTATGGTATATCTCCCCTTTGCTCCGTTATCAGAGCAATTATAACTCATTTCTTTTCTATAATCAAGAAGAAAATGCTCCGTATTTAGAACAAAGAAAAGTGGTTGATCGTAAATGGGCCAAAGCATCAAGGCCGATAAAAATATCGGCGAAAATATCCGCAAGTGGAGAAACGCCAAAGGCATGACGCAGGAACAACTTTCGGCGCAATTGCAGGTGTGCGGCTGTGACATCTCGCGCGGGACGCTGGCAAAAATCGAAGCGGGCATCCGCCATATTTCCGTAAAAGAATTAAACGCATTCAAGGCCATCTTGGATATCGCATACGACGATTTTTTCACGCAGTAAAGCGCGGCGCAGCAGCTCAAAGGGTTTGGGGATGCTTTCCCACAAGCGAAAGGGGGCTGGATTTTCCGTCAGGAAAAATCCAGCCCCCTTTCGGAAAGCATGATAAATGCGAAATATTTTATCCACGACAAATAACGACACATTCCCCGAAGGTAAAAACAGAACTTATGTACAATAGCAAAACATATAACTTATTGTCGAGAGGATGAATGTCATTTGAGTATCATAAGAGAGGCAGCTCCCGGAGTTTTAATAAAATGCAATGACATTACCAACTCGGACGGTACCGGCTTGACCAGGGAAAAGACTCCAGACATTTCAGAGCTTGAAGCAGTCAATTTACAACTTAAAGAGGAAGTTGAAAGAATAAAAAAGTCGGAAGAGATTTTAGAAATATTATTAAAACATACAATTTTCTCGGTAGCTATCCTTGACAGAAATTATACTTTTGTGCGTGTTAACGAAGCCTATGCAAAAGCAGGTGGGCGTAACGTCGATGTCTTTCCCGGTCATAATTACTTTGAATTCTACCCCTCCGATGCTAAAGAAATCTTTGATCATGTTGTGAGGACGAAAGAAACCTATAAGGTTTCTGCAAGACCTTGCATCTGCGGCGACCAACCCGAACGGGGGGTTACTTATTGGGATTGGACGCTTGCGCCTGTGCTTGATTCGTCCGGAGAGGTCGATTTGTTGATTCTCACTTTGTGTGATATTACTGAACATGTTAGATTTAAAGAAAAGCTGTCTGCAAGTGAAGAACATTACCGTTCCATTTATGATAACAGCCACGATGGTATTATCTTGAGTCATGTAGAAGGTGCAATAATATCAGCCAATCCCGCGGCTTGTCGTATGTTTGGCGGAACAGAAGA
This genomic interval from Pelotomaculum schinkii contains the following:
- a CDS encoding DUF1015 domain-containing protein, whose translation is MAIIIPIQGLRYNPAKAAKLDEVVTPPYDVIDGAAQEGFYQRHPYNIIRLEYGRILPGDDETNNRYTRASADLSAWLKEEVLVSETAPALYYYEQEFSLAGERVVRSCCICGVRLEPYEKGIVLPHEETMTKHKADRLELMRACMANFSPVFSLYADQEKMVDRILKQAAGDREPDIHFTGSNGETHRMWVVQDAGAIGKVQEAMAGRRIFIADGHHRYETALNYKRERELSGQSPADRLVSAASSCSTAQQGVSYCSSSADPAYNYVMMTLVNLYDPGLVILPTHRLVKNVTGFDRSKLIEQLKENFSVEEYPLAADRSDLQDFLGVMGERGKPHPGDIKKNVFGLYTGDNKLYLLSLINERDLAGIMPQDKPPVWQRLDVAVLHTLIIEKYLGICGKLRARAEHITYTQEEEGALAAVDRGEYQLAFFLNPTLVEEVTEVAAQGEKMPQKSTYFYPKFITGLVINPL
- a CDS encoding nucleotide pyrophosphohydrolase, whose protein sequence is MEIKDMQAEVDNWISQFEEGYWSPLSMMACLTEEVGELAREINHQYGEKPKKQDEPIGDLALEIADILFILLCYANSLNINLEDAFKRVMAKYRYRDSDRYTRKENP
- the hpt gene encoding hypoxanthine phosphoribosyltransferase, giving the protein MHPDCERILLTEEEIRLKVKELAAQISRDYADKELLVVGILKGSVIFLADLVRNISVPTCFDFMAVSSYGASSKSSGVVRILKDLDQGIEGRHVLIVEDIVDTGLTLSYLVENLKTRGPASLKICTLLDKPSRRVVDVDVHYNGFKIEDHFVVGYGLDFNGLYRNQPCIMVLKPDVYKGGKKHDSARAGIGNRP
- the guaA gene encoding glutamine-hydrolyzing GMP synthase, whose protein sequence is MTLPEQELVIVLDFGGQYSHLIARRIRELKVFCEMLPFSTPVAEIAAKKPKGIVFSGGPSSVYQDKAPACDPAIYETGIPILGICYGMQLMAQQLGGGVSRAVQREYGKTGLNVLERDKLLGCMEPVEQCWMSHGDRVEKAPPGFSITASTDHSPVAAMVCPDRRLYAVQFHPEVVHTPKGQDVLKAFLYDICGCHGLWTMGSFLERAVAEVKRRVGDKKVLCGLSGGVDSSVAAVLVQRAVGDQLTCVFVNQGLLRKGEAEQVQKTFREKFKINLVYVDARERFLSKLAGVTDPERKRKIIGEEFIRVFEDEAARLGDIDFLVQGTLYPDVVESGTATAAVIKSHHNVGCLPEDMKFELVEPLRWLFKDEVRALGEEMDLPEEVVWRQPFPGPGMAVRVLGEVTAEKVAVVQEADAIVEEEIRKAGLYRRIWQSFAILPDMKSVGVMGDERTYSYTVAIRAVMSNDAMTADWVRLPYEVLEAISSRIVSEIKEVNRVVYDITSKPPATIEWE
- a CDS encoding type II toxin-antitoxin system HicB family antitoxin, whose translation is MRKLSYLAVFEPSKDGYGVYFPELPGCVSFGATFEEAQREAADALGLHIYGMEKDGEPIPEPSKVPEIDPDTAPGYLVSPVVIFPDMVKNELDNKRVKTNITLPAWLKEAAEQKGVNYSRVLETALLDYLNMPPSPKPPGQSR
- a CDS encoding Fic family protein: MTLYDKIDRYKASIDEHRPFEGHLLNEIKGYYRIGLTWSSNALEGNTLTISETKVLLEDGLTVGGKPLKDTFEALGHAQAYDFMFTLLGSRRITEADALTMHRMFYTGIDAKEAGRYRDRPVFIAGSQYKVCDVKLIGQEMAKLFQWVAEKRDKYHPVKFAAQLHKRFVFIHPFIDGNGRISRLLMNTALIQDGYMLAVIPPVLRQEYNSLLERAHKDDRPFMDFIAERVYETQKEIMRLLHIPFPKMT
- a CDS encoding helix-turn-helix domain-containing protein, with translation MSVSEQLKILCVKLGISVSELGRISGKSPQAFSQKMKRESFTVDELKQIAEAAGCRYEGAFIMPSGEKVTY
- a CDS encoding type II toxin-antitoxin system HicB family antitoxin, with amino-acid sequence MKNVKKRIDFPELPGCVSFGATFEEAQREAADALGLHIYGMEKDGEPIPEPSKVPEIDPDTAPGYLVSPVVIFPDMVKNELDNKRVKTNITLPAWLKEAAEQKGVNYSRVLETALLDYLNMPPSPNHRGRADRGRIIQRLDCE
- a CDS encoding DUF4829 domain-containing protein, which gives rise to MLHYKKPVFWVSAAVVVVVAAISLSLLVSRQTEAPEGLPNQDGGLSSISESPSEAAYHTEYNRVKIEFLSENKGFKSANEFETTNSRIVAYIDSTIRTSLTSAQEDDLNNNHTNQYTIKLSNEIGGYSCGLYYDTLYKKAYILKDGGLFETETDFARYIDSFLENTDITAHIDDADAVALFKEYGWTLDYQISAMKNKLNNINALSGFNPNAYYFAYNNALSKDIGLDMSGYSNTAAIDVEIYKVHESMPQEFYPIQNCRGIVVKHSDKIIGAFISAGRHSAFNACSLKGNSFEKVTGRTLNEWLAEMIQADSTEESLSKLEPEQVIEEYFVALDKKDAKTAGYCLSKKTLLGNLTSNMPNEELFNEGVGLPLTDSGVGAPSNFDNLKSVKLLKAELIDEPDNSTKIFRVTMDIQYNEDRIISSGEQFWDCSMVYESPQTGWKIEGFGH
- a CDS encoding helix-turn-helix domain-containing protein produces the protein MGQSIKADKNIGENIRKWRNAKGMTQEQLSAQLQVCGCDISRGTLAKIEAGIRHISVKELNAFKAILDIAYDDFFTQ